One Sandaracinaceae bacterium genomic window carries:
- a CDS encoding serine/threonine-protein kinase has translation MPIPTDEERVGTLVTDRYRLEEILGRGGMGVVYAGAHVLTGRRVAVKLLKREYADDLGGVRRFLQEARAAASLEHPQIIDVLDVGTDEDGTVFMALERLDGETLGERIDRVGAMPLEEVIELALSVMTGLEAAHAGGILHRDLKPDNIFLSVDGSGRAVPKILDFGMSKVLGESFGNTTDSGTLLGTPYYMSPEQAEGAKDLGPQTDVWSLGAVLYHALSGERPFQASNPPTLLLRIARGEFEPLARRSSRVPRGVAEVIDRALALDRSERWLDVRSFACALRSAARDAGLTLQTEAYADEEATPPPAEKKSRAGWWGAAAGLLLGIGALVLFEVMAGETAEPSEAGEVGALVGSASAADPASESASAAAAESASESASAAASASESASASESASESASASAAESASASAAESASASAAESASASAAESASASAAESAAESAAESASASAAESASASAAATESASDSDPEDDPGFDPDSLAEAGASPDAEPALGPAVFQRVVSSPSDASVRIAGRVVCSTPCRLEASEGRRVAVLTRPGYARARLVVPPGGGEELRVTLRRERAAAEAPPPLPVDPF, from the coding sequence ATGCCGATCCCGACCGACGAAGAGCGGGTGGGGACGTTGGTCACCGACCGCTACCGGCTCGAAGAGATCCTCGGTCGGGGAGGCATGGGAGTGGTCTACGCGGGCGCGCACGTCCTGACCGGGCGTCGCGTGGCGGTGAAGCTGCTGAAGCGGGAGTACGCCGACGACCTCGGCGGGGTGCGGCGCTTTCTCCAGGAGGCGCGCGCCGCGGCCTCGCTCGAGCACCCGCAGATCATCGATGTGCTGGACGTGGGCACGGACGAAGACGGCACGGTCTTCATGGCCCTGGAGCGGCTCGACGGCGAGACGCTCGGCGAGCGAATCGACCGGGTGGGCGCGATGCCCCTCGAGGAGGTGATCGAGCTGGCGCTCTCGGTGATGACCGGGCTCGAGGCCGCGCACGCCGGCGGCATCCTCCATCGCGACCTGAAGCCGGACAATATATTTCTCTCCGTCGACGGCAGCGGGCGCGCGGTTCCGAAGATCCTCGACTTCGGCATGAGCAAGGTCCTCGGCGAGAGCTTCGGCAACACGACCGACAGCGGCACCCTGCTCGGCACGCCGTACTACATGTCGCCCGAGCAGGCCGAGGGGGCCAAGGACCTCGGGCCCCAGACGGACGTGTGGTCGCTCGGGGCGGTGCTCTACCACGCCCTCTCGGGCGAGCGGCCGTTCCAAGCGAGCAACCCCCCGACGCTCCTGCTCCGCATCGCGCGCGGCGAGTTCGAGCCGCTCGCGCGACGCTCCTCGCGTGTCCCGCGTGGGGTCGCCGAGGTCATCGACCGCGCGCTCGCGCTCGACCGGAGCGAACGCTGGCTCGACGTGCGCAGCTTCGCGTGCGCCCTCCGGAGCGCGGCGCGTGACGCGGGGCTGACGCTCCAGACGGAGGCCTACGCCGACGAAGAGGCGACGCCGCCGCCGGCGGAGAAGAAGTCTCGCGCGGGCTGGTGGGGAGCCGCAGCGGGGCTGCTGCTGGGGATCGGCGCGCTGGTGCTCTTCGAGGTCATGGCCGGGGAGACGGCGGAGCCGAGCGAGGCGGGCGAGGTGGGGGCGCTGGTGGGATCCGCGTCCGCTGCAGATCCCGCTTCCGAGTCCGCTTCCGCTGCCGCAGCCGAGTCCGCTTCCGAGTCCGCTTCCGCAGCCGCTTCCGCTTCCGAGTCCGCTTCCGCTTCCGAGTCCGCTTCCGAGTCCGCTTCCGCTTCCGCTGCCGAGTCCGCTTCCGCTTCCGCTGCCGAGTCCGCTTCCGCTTCCGCTGCCGAGTCCGCTTCCGCTTCCGCTGCCGAGTCCGCTTCCGCTTCCGCTGCCGAGTCCGCTGCCGAGTCCGCTGCCGAGTCCGCTTCCGCTTCCGCTGCCGAGTCCGCTTCCGCTTCCGCTGCCGCGACCGAGTCCGCGTCCGATTCTGATCCTGAAGACGACCCCGGTTTCGATCCCGACTCCTTGGCCGAAGCTGGTGCGAGCCCCGACGCCGAGCCTGCGCTCGGGCCGGCCGTCTTTCAGCGCGTCGTCAGCTCCCCCTCCGACGCGAGCGTGCGCATCGCGGGGCGCGTCGTGTGCTCCACGCCGTGTCGGCTCGAGGCGTCCGAGGGGCGACGCGTCGCCGTGCTCACCCGGCCCGGGTACGCGCGGGCCAGGCTCGTCGTGCCCCCCGGAGGCGGAGAGGAGCTGCGCGTGACCCTGAGGCGCGAGCGCGCCGCGGCCGAGGCGCCGCCGCCGCTCCCCGTGGACCCTTTCTGA
- a CDS encoding response regulator, translated as MREAAEQNGYAALILEHLAKLAVREEASWILERALEHAGVRAPPAEAVGFGLFVCGPLRDAAEDALGARAADALVEGLSPTFSEPVFSEEVAMAVSGIRGTPKKRASEERVVLLASHDPRRGERLVARLRTEARVFLAPDLFRLMQLAEGHLHERLTVLIDGSVPGLRGPMLKTLGRLLPESARLIFWGVPTVSKLSLEVETLPREASLDEVLALIVGADDAPAEAARRRIVVADDDPIWRATLTRRLRHEGYDVIGCEDGFAALEACIDHQPDLVLTDLEMPALDGLQLAKLLRGRLGADAPPVVLVTGSELPGDDSVVTVLRKTGRFQVLLDLVAHLVADSAQSADGSPR; from the coding sequence ATGCGTGAGGCGGCGGAGCAGAACGGCTACGCGGCGCTGATCCTCGAACATCTAGCGAAGTTGGCGGTGCGGGAGGAGGCGTCGTGGATCCTCGAGCGTGCGCTCGAGCACGCGGGGGTGCGCGCGCCGCCCGCCGAAGCCGTCGGGTTCGGACTCTTCGTCTGCGGTCCGCTCCGCGACGCGGCCGAGGACGCGCTCGGCGCGCGCGCGGCCGACGCGCTGGTCGAAGGGCTGTCGCCCACCTTCTCGGAGCCTGTCTTCTCGGAAGAGGTGGCGATGGCCGTGAGCGGGATCCGCGGCACCCCGAAGAAGCGCGCCTCGGAGGAGCGCGTCGTCCTGCTCGCGTCGCACGATCCCCGGCGGGGCGAGCGGCTCGTGGCGCGGCTGCGCACGGAGGCCCGCGTCTTCCTCGCGCCCGATCTCTTCCGGCTGATGCAGCTCGCCGAGGGCCACCTGCACGAGCGGCTCACCGTCCTGATCGACGGCAGCGTGCCCGGGCTACGCGGGCCCATGCTGAAGACCCTCGGGCGGCTCCTCCCCGAGAGCGCGCGCCTGATCTTCTGGGGCGTGCCCACCGTCTCGAAGCTGTCGCTCGAGGTCGAGACGCTCCCGCGGGAGGCGTCGCTCGACGAGGTCCTCGCGCTGATCGTCGGCGCGGACGACGCGCCGGCCGAGGCCGCGCGCCGGCGCATCGTCGTGGCCGACGACGACCCCATCTGGCGCGCCACGCTCACCCGCCGACTGCGTCACGAGGGCTACGACGTCATCGGCTGCGAAGATGGGTTCGCCGCCCTCGAGGCGTGCATCGATCACCAGCCGGACCTCGTCTTGACGGACCTGGAGATGCCCGCGCTCGACGGGCTCCAGCTCGCCAAGCTGCTGCGGGGTCGCCTCGGAGCCGACGCGCCGCCCGTCGTCCTGGTCACCGGGAGCGAGCTGCCGGGAGACGACTCGGTGGTCACGGTGCTCCGCAAGACCGGGCGCTTTCAGGTGTTGCTCGACCTGGTCGCGCACCTCGTCGCCGACTCGGCTCAGTCGGCCGACGGCTCGCCGAGATAG
- a CDS encoding prolyl oligopeptidase family serine peptidase — protein MQQLNHRAREEAVTDTLHGVSVADPYRALETDSPLTREWIEHQTDRTQQRLDAWRDPAAAERLDALLSIGVIGSPVVAGERVFYTKREGDREQPALYLREDGALREAPLVDPLTYGERAALDWFYPSPTGRYVAFGISNDGDERSTLRVLDVQEGALLDDVIDHTKWSAVTWLHSEDGFYYRRYPRGGEPDYDPEAEDTYHLRLFFHALGSDPAADPLVYAPSEGTNFPSATVSDDDRWLVINDFRGWSQSDVLLFDRGRARRGRRSAPDADHALVDVVTGQDHLYVGFVHRGRLYVKHNDGAPRYRVDAVEPARAADRDAWEIVIPEGAGAIEDVQPLRDRIAVHTIEQVASRVRLFHLDGRADGEIALPGRGELFGFDGDPETGQLALGFSSFVHPPSLMTWNVRGRALEEVDRVQTDVDFDGITLSQAWVESEDGTRVNVYYAHRTDMPRDGSQRVLLNAYGGFNISLLPGFQRNALYWIERGGVYAVANLRGGGEFGEDWHRAGNLANKERVFEDMEAVVRWLGGESGISQPARIAITGGSNGGLLMGAMITRAPETFAATVSSVGLYDMVRYHHFPPAELWVTEYGSADEAQQLGWLLGYSPYHRVRDGVDYPAILITTADHDTRVHWAHSTKFAAALQAAEGGADPDTFFYMVRHQGHGAGTRLSDTVERYVRMYTFVEHYLGEPSAD, from the coding sequence TTGCAGCAGCTGAACCACCGCGCCCGCGAGGAGGCGGTCACCGACACGCTCCATGGCGTCTCGGTCGCCGATCCCTACCGCGCCCTCGAGACGGACTCGCCGCTGACCCGCGAGTGGATCGAGCATCAGACCGACCGGACGCAGCAGCGCCTGGATGCCTGGCGCGATCCGGCCGCGGCGGAGCGCCTCGACGCGCTGCTGTCCATCGGCGTGATCGGCAGCCCCGTGGTGGCCGGCGAGCGCGTGTTCTACACGAAGCGCGAAGGGGATCGGGAGCAGCCCGCGCTCTACCTCCGCGAGGACGGCGCGCTCCGCGAGGCGCCGCTGGTCGATCCGCTGACCTACGGAGAGCGCGCGGCGCTGGACTGGTTCTACCCCTCGCCGACAGGCCGCTACGTCGCGTTCGGGATCTCGAACGACGGGGACGAGCGCTCGACGCTGCGCGTGCTGGACGTGCAGGAGGGCGCGCTGCTCGACGACGTCATCGACCACACGAAGTGGTCGGCGGTGACGTGGCTGCACTCCGAGGACGGGTTCTACTACCGCCGCTACCCGCGCGGCGGAGAGCCCGACTACGACCCGGAGGCCGAGGACACCTATCACCTCCGGCTCTTCTTCCACGCGCTCGGCTCCGATCCCGCCGCGGACCCGCTCGTCTACGCGCCGAGCGAGGGCACGAACTTCCCGAGCGCGACGGTGAGCGACGACGACCGCTGGTTGGTGATCAACGACTTCCGCGGGTGGTCTCAGTCCGACGTGCTCCTGTTCGACCGAGGTCGCGCCCGTCGTGGCCGGCGGAGCGCGCCCGACGCCGATCACGCGCTGGTCGACGTCGTCACGGGCCAGGACCACCTCTACGTCGGCTTCGTCCACCGCGGCCGGCTCTACGTGAAGCACAACGACGGCGCGCCGCGCTATCGCGTGGATGCGGTCGAGCCGGCCCGGGCCGCCGACCGAGACGCGTGGGAGATCGTGATCCCCGAAGGCGCCGGGGCCATCGAGGACGTGCAGCCGCTGCGCGATCGCATCGCGGTGCACACCATCGAGCAGGTCGCGAGCCGCGTGCGGCTCTTCCACCTCGACGGACGCGCGGACGGAGAGATCGCGCTCCCGGGCCGGGGAGAGCTCTTCGGCTTCGATGGAGACCCGGAGACGGGCCAGCTCGCGCTCGGCTTCTCGAGCTTCGTGCACCCGCCCTCGCTCATGACCTGGAACGTGCGCGGCCGCGCCCTCGAGGAGGTCGACCGGGTCCAGACCGACGTGGACTTCGACGGGATCACCCTGAGCCAGGCGTGGGTCGAGTCCGAGGACGGCACCCGCGTCAACGTCTACTACGCACATCGCACCGACATGCCGCGCGACGGCTCCCAGCGGGTGCTGCTCAACGCCTACGGCGGGTTCAACATCTCGCTGCTCCCCGGCTTCCAGCGCAACGCGCTCTACTGGATCGAGCGCGGCGGCGTCTACGCGGTCGCCAACCTGCGCGGCGGCGGCGAGTTCGGCGAGGACTGGCATCGCGCCGGCAATCTCGCGAACAAGGAGCGGGTCTTCGAGGACATGGAGGCGGTCGTGCGCTGGCTCGGCGGCGAGAGCGGCATCAGCCAACCGGCCCGCATCGCGATCACCGGCGGCTCCAACGGAGGGCTCTTGATGGGCGCGATGATCACGCGCGCGCCGGAGACCTTCGCCGCGACGGTGTCCAGCGTCGGGCTCTACGACATGGTGCGCTACCACCACTTCCCGCCGGCCGAGCTGTGGGTGACGGAATATGGCAGCGCGGACGAGGCGCAGCAGCTGGGCTGGCTCCTCGGTTACTCGCCCTATCACCGCGTCCGGGACGGCGTGGACTACCCCGCGATCCTGATCACCACCGCCGACCACGACACGCGGGTGCACTGGGCGCACTCGACCAAGTTCGCCGCCGCGCTACAGGCCGCGGAGGGGGGCGCGGATCCGGACACGTTCTTCTACATGGTCCGCCATCAAGGCCACGGCGCCGGGACGCGGCTGAGCGACACGGTGGAGCGGTACGTGCGGATGTACACCTTCGTGGAGCACTATCTCGGCGAGCCGTCGGCCGACTGA
- a CDS encoding DUF423 domain-containing protein, with translation MEKTFLVLAGVYGALAVGLGAYGAHGLERALEGVPDLAKKLGWWQTAVGYHLPHAVALGLAAWLVSRGDGWAPRLAGFSFAGGVALFSGSLYAMALGAPRWLGAVTPLGGLALIVGWLAVALAAFRA, from the coding sequence ATGGAGAAGACATTCCTCGTCCTCGCTGGCGTCTACGGGGCGCTCGCGGTCGGCCTCGGAGCCTACGGCGCCCACGGATTGGAGCGCGCCCTCGAGGGCGTCCCGGACCTCGCGAAGAAGCTCGGGTGGTGGCAGACCGCCGTCGGCTATCACCTGCCGCACGCGGTCGCGCTCGGGCTCGCGGCCTGGCTCGTCAGCCGCGGGGACGGCTGGGCGCCGCGGCTGGCGGGCTTCTCGTTCGCGGGGGGCGTCGCGCTCTTCTCGGGCTCGCTCTACGCGATGGCCCTCGGCGCCCCGCGCTGGCTCGGCGCCGTCACCCCGCTCGGCGGCCTGGCGCTCATCGTCGGCTGGCTGGCGGTGGCCCTGGCGGCGTTTCGCGCGTGA
- the raiA gene encoding ribosome-associated translation inhibitor RaiA encodes MEIQHTAKDFELTDAIRGYAEEKFGKACSQLDGFSGIRLHLTYEQIGHSNHGDNQGCTAILFVPNSEPLKAEEATSDLYATIDAAAKDIERQVRRYREKHIERQQRGG; translated from the coding sequence ATGGAGATTCAGCACACCGCCAAGGATTTCGAGCTCACGGACGCGATTCGAGGCTACGCCGAAGAGAAGTTCGGCAAGGCCTGCTCCCAGCTCGACGGCTTCTCCGGGATCCGGCTGCATCTGACGTACGAGCAGATCGGCCACTCGAACCACGGAGACAACCAAGGTTGCACGGCGATTCTGTTCGTGCCCAACAGCGAGCCGCTGAAAGCCGAAGAGGCGACCAGCGACCTCTACGCGACGATCGACGCGGCCGCGAAGGACATCGAGCGGCAGGTCCGTCGCTACCGCGAGAAGCACATCGAGCGGCAGCAGCGCGGCGGCTGA
- a CDS encoding aminotransferase class V-fold PLP-dependent enzyme codes for MTLDWQPDARGARLGDRMLFPDLDAVAYLNHGAISPPSTEVRRAVDALISSYAARGVGAFGLWKEQRERLRGRLAALVGGEAQDVALVGSTTQSVVNVAMCFPWERGDRVLCFRGEFPTNVTPWQQAAKTFGLEVVFLDVEDLRTDDGLAKLDRELARGVRLVAVSAVQFQTGLRMPVEAIAARARERGAEVFVDAIQACGVIPVDVEAWGVDYLGCGSHKWLMGLEGAGFLWVRRERQAALVPRLAGWLSHEEPLRFLFEGEGHLRYDRPIRAEPTFLEAGAINGAGFAALEASLALIQHIGVPHISAHVQGYHDALEPGLVERGFVSERATEGRRSGILSLRPPEDVDVIALAAHLGARRVAVTTPDGRLRFAPHWPNDLAEVPEVLDALDDALAELRA; via the coding sequence GTGACCCTCGATTGGCAGCCCGATGCGCGCGGCGCGCGACTCGGGGACCGGATGCTCTTCCCGGACCTCGACGCCGTCGCCTACCTGAACCACGGCGCGATCTCGCCACCGTCCACCGAGGTGCGCCGGGCGGTGGACGCGCTGATCTCCAGCTACGCGGCGCGCGGCGTGGGCGCCTTCGGGCTCTGGAAGGAGCAGCGCGAGCGGCTGCGCGGACGGCTCGCGGCCCTGGTGGGGGGCGAGGCGCAGGACGTCGCGCTCGTCGGCAGCACGACCCAGAGCGTGGTGAACGTCGCCATGTGCTTCCCGTGGGAGCGCGGTGACCGGGTGCTCTGCTTCCGCGGGGAGTTCCCCACGAACGTCACGCCCTGGCAGCAGGCGGCGAAGACGTTCGGGCTCGAGGTGGTCTTCCTCGACGTCGAGGACCTCCGCACCGACGACGGGCTCGCGAAGCTCGACCGAGAGCTGGCGCGTGGCGTGCGACTCGTCGCGGTCAGCGCGGTGCAGTTCCAGACCGGCCTGCGGATGCCGGTGGAGGCCATCGCGGCGCGCGCCCGCGAGCGCGGCGCGGAGGTGTTCGTCGACGCCATCCAGGCGTGCGGGGTGATCCCCGTCGACGTCGAGGCGTGGGGCGTCGACTACCTCGGGTGCGGCTCGCACAAGTGGTTGATGGGGCTCGAGGGCGCCGGCTTCCTCTGGGTGAGGAGAGAGCGTCAAGCCGCGCTCGTGCCGCGCCTCGCCGGCTGGCTCAGCCACGAGGAGCCGCTGCGCTTCCTCTTCGAGGGGGAGGGCCACCTCCGCTACGACCGCCCCATCCGAGCCGAGCCGACCTTCCTCGAGGCGGGCGCGATCAACGGAGCGGGCTTCGCGGCGCTCGAGGCGTCTCTCGCGCTCATCCAGCACATCGGCGTGCCCCACATCTCGGCGCACGTGCAGGGCTATCACGACGCGCTCGAGCCGGGCCTGGTGGAGCGCGGCTTCGTCAGCGAGCGCGCGACGGAAGGGCGCCGCTCGGGCATCCTCTCGCTCCGGCCCCCCGAGGACGTCGACGTCATCGCGCTCGCCGCGCACCTCGGGGCGCGCCGCGTGGCCGTGACCACGCCGGACGGTCGACTCCGCTTCGCCCCGCACTGGCCCAACGACCTCGCCGAGGTGCCCGAGGTGCTCGACGCGCTCGACGACGCCCTCGCGGAGCTGCGCGCGTGA
- a CDS encoding CPXCG motif-containing cysteine-rich protein, whose amino-acid sequence MSDTAQVVCPYCFETLELWVDPEQRGSFVQDCDVCCRPWQVYVDRDADTGQVHVHLARAQ is encoded by the coding sequence GTGAGCGACACCGCGCAGGTCGTCTGCCCGTACTGCTTCGAGACGCTCGAGCTCTGGGTCGACCCCGAGCAGCGCGGCAGCTTCGTGCAGGATTGCGATGTGTGCTGTCGCCCGTGGCAGGTCTACGTCGATCGCGACGCCGACACCGGCCAGGTTCACGTTCACCTCGCCCGCGCGCAGTAG
- a CDS encoding Uma2 family endonuclease, giving the protein MTEPAPPKKSPPVDDHIVREGARYEVIHGRLIMAPPADEPHGRAHTGLAYVLAAHVTDAYAVALDMLTRTSETNDFAPDASVYPTARSESGGRQLEELAFEIVSQQSMSVSTDKARELTRRGVRRVFCILVRKARVLEWSRETDDWTLMSDDGEIDDRCFARPLPIRTLVDTASTDGAVVAALRARGALRELEDERRAEGRAEGRAGALRDAIRSLAAVLDLDVDEAHLASLDPDALDALRLHLERERRWP; this is encoded by the coding sequence ATGACCGAGCCGGCCCCCCCGAAGAAGTCGCCGCCCGTCGACGATCACATCGTGCGCGAGGGGGCGCGCTACGAGGTGATTCACGGGAGGTTGATCATGGCCCCGCCGGCCGACGAGCCGCACGGCCGAGCCCACACCGGGCTCGCCTACGTGCTGGCCGCGCACGTGACCGACGCCTATGCGGTGGCGCTCGACATGCTCACCCGCACCAGCGAGACCAACGACTTCGCCCCGGACGCGAGCGTGTACCCCACGGCCCGGAGCGAGAGCGGCGGTCGGCAGCTCGAGGAGCTCGCGTTCGAGATCGTCAGCCAGCAGTCGATGAGCGTCTCGACCGACAAGGCGCGCGAGCTCACCCGGCGAGGCGTGCGGCGTGTGTTCTGCATCCTCGTGCGCAAGGCGCGGGTGCTGGAGTGGTCCCGGGAGACCGACGACTGGACGCTGATGAGCGACGACGGGGAGATCGACGATCGCTGCTTCGCGCGTCCGCTCCCCATCCGCACCCTGGTCGACACCGCCTCGACCGACGGCGCCGTCGTCGCGGCGCTGCGCGCCCGCGGCGCCCTCCGCGAGCTGGAAGACGAGAGACGCGCGGAGGGACGCGCGGAAGGACGCGCCGGCGCGCTTCGAGACGCCATCCGCTCCCTCGCCGCCGTGCTCGACCTGGACGTCGACGAAGCCCACCTCGCCTCCCTCGACCCCGACGCCCTCGACGCCCTCCGGCTCCACCTCGAGCGCGAGCGCCGCTGGCCCTGA
- a CDS encoding DUF4340 domain-containing protein has translation MDWERHRLLIMGVVAAALVGATWWAVSSETGDTPPDETEEAPTLPELERDDITALEITRPAEEGEGTIRLERDGETWRVTSPVQALAADTSVSTALDKLTDLEVAGRAASSAEHHEHLEVDAEHGIHVVAQAGGETVFDGWIGAFRSGNTMVRLEGQDEVLMVRGSIKFAFNKPVRDWRDRGITDLESGRIARLSFTNENGAWTFEKRGDAWAQVVAEDAEEGAAVENFDATRVRTLASSLARMRAADFAPADANAASLGFGEGAARVEIGLTAPATEDEADEDEAPEEEATAEEAAAEEGAEEGAAEGEAEPASPTITETVVLLVGNEAEESQRYVMVEGNETIFLVSRFMADRLLPNVEAFQPGAEPAEPPPGGPPGGMPPGMPGMGGGPGGGQIPPEVMRQIQQQLQQQQGGAH, from the coding sequence ATGGATTGGGAACGACATCGCCTGCTGATCATGGGCGTGGTCGCTGCCGCTCTCGTCGGCGCGACCTGGTGGGCCGTCTCGAGCGAGACCGGCGACACGCCGCCTGACGAGACCGAGGAGGCGCCCACGCTGCCCGAGCTCGAGCGCGACGACATCACCGCGCTCGAGATCACGCGACCGGCCGAGGAGGGTGAAGGCACCATCCGGCTCGAGCGCGACGGGGAGACCTGGCGCGTGACCTCGCCGGTGCAGGCCCTCGCGGCCGACACCTCGGTGAGCACCGCGCTCGACAAGCTGACGGACCTCGAGGTCGCGGGCCGCGCGGCGAGCTCCGCCGAGCACCACGAGCACCTCGAGGTGGACGCCGAGCACGGCATCCACGTGGTGGCGCAGGCGGGCGGCGAGACGGTCTTCGACGGCTGGATCGGCGCCTTCCGCAGCGGCAACACGATGGTGCGCCTCGAGGGCCAGGACGAGGTCCTGATGGTGCGCGGCTCGATCAAGTTCGCCTTCAACAAGCCGGTGCGCGACTGGCGCGACCGCGGCATCACCGACCTCGAGTCGGGCCGCATCGCGCGCCTCTCGTTCACCAACGAGAACGGCGCCTGGACCTTCGAGAAGCGCGGCGACGCGTGGGCCCAGGTCGTGGCCGAGGACGCCGAAGAGGGCGCAGCGGTCGAGAACTTCGACGCCACGCGCGTGCGCACGCTCGCCTCGAGCCTCGCGCGCATGCGCGCCGCCGACTTCGCCCCGGCCGACGCCAACGCGGCGTCGCTCGGCTTCGGTGAAGGCGCGGCCCGGGTCGAGATCGGCCTGACCGCTCCGGCGACCGAGGACGAGGCGGACGAGGACGAAGCCCCCGAGGAAGAAGCCACGGCCGAAGAAGCCGCGGCCGAAGAAGGCGCCGAGGAAGGCGCGGCCGAGGGTGAGGCCGAGCCCGCGTCGCCCACCATCACCGAGACCGTCGTCCTGCTCGTCGGCAACGAAGCCGAGGAGTCGCAGCGCTACGTCATGGTGGAGGGCAACGAGACCATCTTCCTCGTGTCGCGCTTCATGGCCGACCGGCTGCTCCCGAACGTCGAGGCCTTCCAGCCCGGCGCCGAGCCGGCCGAGCCTCCCCCGGGCGGCCCGCCTGGCGGGATGCCCCCCGGCATGCCCGGCATGGGCGGCGGCCCCGGCGGCGGTCAGATCCCGCCCGAGGTGATGCGCCAGATCCAGCAGCAGCTCCAGCAGCAGCAGGGCGGCGCTCACTGA
- a CDS encoding Gldg family protein — MADDKKTKKASAKKPERNTRGQRQGTEAILYLVVVLVVLVAANVVAHLKLGGARIDLTETRRYSLSDASKRLVGDLRDDMEITAYFTSDLPPPFNTHEQYVRNLLQEYEAASGGHIDVRFVNPDDEDEREEAEEAGVPEVEHRAIENDSFSVKQGYRGLVIRYLGDKQTIPVIQDVSGLEYAITQAIRQLVSEPLPIGLISGHGGPSLTKGLSYLSEALPLYDVREVTLDDEIDPELRAIITIDPIEEFSEDELRRIDQFVMRGRSLGVFGGAYNVTLEGAPAAAAANTGINRLLQGWGMELGDGIVASAECLPLPMQRLPIPVPYPPFPIAGIDEEAQEHPALFRLRQVPFAWAAPIELSDRFDELNGIRLAQSSDETSWVMAGESIQLRQRRPDEWRFEGERGPHTLLAAVEGTLPSAFAGASGEEASSIEAPAESTAEARVLVAGSGWVLHEELIGYLQQIGQQAPAAAAAGPFALNSIDWLAQDADLIAIRAKNIEDPALDVPQNVRLAQEDIQAAAEEEDQGQFDEARDRHSEAMDAWAQKKWTYRLSIILGMPLLVALFGLIRWQMRKNKRASLQELRKKLAAKKA; from the coding sequence ATGGCCGACGACAAGAAGACCAAGAAGGCCTCCGCCAAGAAGCCGGAGCGCAACACGCGCGGCCAGCGGCAGGGGACCGAAGCGATCCTCTACCTGGTCGTGGTGCTCGTGGTGCTCGTGGCCGCGAACGTGGTCGCGCACCTCAAGCTCGGCGGCGCGCGCATCGACCTGACCGAGACGCGGCGCTACTCCCTGAGCGACGCCAGCAAGCGCCTGGTGGGCGACCTCCGCGACGACATGGAGATCACCGCGTACTTCACCAGTGATCTGCCCCCGCCCTTCAACACGCACGAGCAGTACGTGCGCAACCTCCTGCAGGAGTACGAGGCGGCGAGCGGCGGGCACATCGACGTGCGCTTCGTGAACCCGGACGACGAGGACGAGCGCGAGGAGGCCGAGGAGGCCGGCGTGCCCGAGGTCGAGCACCGCGCGATCGAGAACGACTCGTTCTCGGTCAAGCAGGGCTACCGCGGCCTCGTCATCCGCTACCTCGGCGACAAGCAGACCATCCCGGTCATCCAGGACGTCAGCGGGCTCGAGTACGCCATCACCCAGGCCATCCGGCAGCTCGTGAGCGAGCCGCTCCCGATCGGCCTGATCAGCGGGCACGGCGGGCCGTCGCTCACCAAGGGGCTCAGCTACCTCTCCGAGGCGCTGCCGCTCTACGACGTCCGCGAGGTCACCCTCGACGACGAGATCGACCCCGAGCTGCGCGCGATCATCACGATCGACCCGATCGAGGAGTTCAGCGAGGACGAGCTCCGCCGCATCGACCAGTTCGTGATGCGCGGCCGCTCGCTCGGCGTCTTCGGCGGCGCCTACAACGTCACGCTCGAGGGCGCGCCCGCGGCCGCCGCGGCGAACACCGGCATCAACCGGCTGCTGCAGGGCTGGGGCATGGAGCTGGGCGACGGCATCGTGGCCAGCGCCGAGTGCTTGCCGCTGCCGATGCAGCGCCTGCCCATCCCGGTGCCCTACCCGCCCTTCCCCATCGCGGGGATCGACGAGGAGGCGCAGGAGCACCCGGCCCTCTTCCGGCTGCGGCAGGTGCCCTTCGCGTGGGCCGCGCCCATCGAGCTGTCGGACCGCTTCGACGAGCTGAACGGCATCCGCCTGGCGCAGTCGAGCGACGAGACGAGCTGGGTGATGGCCGGCGAGTCGATCCAGCTCCGTCAGCGTCGCCCGGACGAGTGGCGCTTCGAGGGCGAGCGCGGCCCGCACACCCTGCTCGCCGCGGTCGAGGGCACGCTCCCGAGCGCGTTCGCGGGCGCGTCGGGCGAGGAGGCCTCGAGCATCGAGGCGCCGGCCGAGTCCACCGCGGAGGCGCGGGTGCTCGTGGCCGGCTCGGGCTGGGTCCTGCACGAGGAGCTCATCGGCTACCTCCAGCAGATCGGGCAGCAGGCGCCGGCCGCGGCCGCCGCGGGCCCCTTCGCGCTCAACTCGATCGACTGGCTCGCGCAGGACGCGGACCTGATCGCCATCCGCGCGAAGAACATCGAGGACCCGGCGCTCGACGTGCCGCAGAACGTCCGCCTCGCCCAGGAAGACATCCAGGCGGCGGCGGAAGAAGAGGACCAGGGTCAGTTCGACGAGGCGCGCGACCGGCACTCGGAGGCGATGGACGCGTGGGCCCAGAAGAAGTGGACCTACCGCCTGTCGATCATCCTCGGGATGCCGCTGCTCGTGGCGCTCTTCGGGCTGATCCGCTGGCAGATGCGCAAGAACAAGAGGGCGAGCCTGCAGGAGCTTCGCAAGAAGCTCGCTGCCAAGAAGGCTTGA